In Halovivax gelatinilyticus, the following are encoded in one genomic region:
- a CDS encoding potassium channel family protein, with the protein MRVIIVGYGRVGRRTARILSEEGHEAVIVERNPDRVERARSDGFEVVGGNGEEEAVLREADVESADAIGAFTPDLNTNFAACMVGSHHGCRTVLRIDEDYREEIYEKYAENVDEIVYPERLGAAGAKTAMLGGNFNAIADLAANLQLQVVQVESEAPAVGKRLSELDLPEGVKVYAHGRRPESLTIPLPGTELQPGDELAVILDVGASDSLRSQLSAPS; encoded by the coding sequence ATGCGGGTCATCATCGTCGGTTACGGTCGGGTCGGACGTCGAACCGCTCGAATCCTCTCCGAAGAGGGCCACGAGGCGGTTATCGTCGAGCGCAACCCGGACCGAGTCGAACGGGCTCGATCGGATGGATTCGAAGTGGTCGGCGGAAACGGCGAAGAAGAGGCGGTTCTGCGCGAAGCCGACGTCGAATCCGCGGACGCAATCGGCGCCTTCACCCCGGACCTCAACACCAACTTCGCCGCGTGTATGGTGGGATCGCATCACGGCTGTCGAACCGTGTTGCGCATCGACGAGGACTACCGAGAGGAGATCTACGAAAAGTACGCAGAAAACGTCGACGAGATCGTCTACCCCGAGCGCCTCGGGGCGGCCGGTGCCAAGACCGCCATGCTGGGCGGCAACTTCAACGCGATCGCCGACCTCGCGGCGAACCTCCAGTTACAGGTCGTCCAGGTCGAATCCGAGGCGCCGGCGGTCGGAAAGCGACTCAGCGAACTCGATCTGCCGGAGGGTGTCAAAGTCTACGCACACGGTCGACGACCCGAGTCGCTCACCATCCCCCTCCCGGGAACCGAACTCCAACCAGGTGACGAACTCGCCGTCATCCTCGATGTCGGTGCGTCCGACTCGCTTCGCTCACAGCTGTCTGCGCCGTCCTGA
- a CDS encoding DUF7289 family protein, producing the protein MTEASRSQAEVLGVVMLLGLVSISALGLLLVGGSVVSDTQASAEKERIEQSFVQLSHAMSSATVDGERIQELEFDVGDSGAITKTDAGNISIEWGDEQHVFETIGAIEYEHEDGSVVAYQAGGVWAERGNETRMLSSPPVHYDARTETLTLPIATVTEQRDLSSGPVSIDRATTDPVPQANIVEDETVEMTIQSPYYRGWESYFETQGGEGVIRDVDHDNQSVTVQFGPLTFEDALDHGATYTSAPGGSHTDQIEENGQYGHLRPMDDVIDDLVDDANDGSLEIDRQYGTLDQTHNATFTNGTYLADAMYGGSHEVDLSDGNVTIIVDGSISSAGVTDFITVTDYEDGNELKIYSTGHLDIQNGGNICVEPCEEDVDASLIQIYGTSEMSVSINQGSPRYEGVIYAASDQDSWEYEDRLGRCDSDQYQFAFQANASFTGSIIGSTICGQSAAFDFSHHESLEDASIDPYPEGYAPPPHITYLNVAVFGLDVTN; encoded by the coding sequence ATGACCGAAGCCTCCCGGTCGCAGGCGGAAGTACTCGGCGTCGTCATGTTGCTCGGCCTCGTTTCAATCTCCGCGCTGGGATTGTTGCTCGTCGGCGGCAGCGTCGTCTCGGATACGCAAGCGTCCGCCGAAAAAGAGCGGATCGAACAATCGTTCGTCCAGTTGAGTCACGCCATGTCCTCGGCGACGGTGGACGGAGAGCGGATTCAAGAACTCGAGTTCGACGTCGGTGACTCGGGGGCGATCACGAAGACGGACGCCGGGAACATCTCGATCGAGTGGGGGGACGAACAACACGTGTTCGAGACGATCGGGGCGATCGAGTACGAACACGAAGACGGCAGCGTCGTCGCCTACCAGGCGGGCGGGGTCTGGGCGGAACGCGGGAACGAGACGCGAATGCTCTCTTCGCCACCGGTACATTACGATGCTCGCACTGAAACGCTGACGCTTCCGATCGCGACGGTGACCGAACAACGTGACCTCTCTTCCGGGCCCGTGTCGATCGACCGAGCGACGACCGATCCGGTCCCCCAGGCGAACATCGTCGAAGACGAAACGGTCGAGATGACGATCCAGAGTCCGTACTACCGCGGCTGGGAGTCCTACTTCGAGACGCAGGGCGGAGAGGGCGTCATACGTGACGTCGATCACGACAACCAATCCGTCACGGTTCAATTCGGCCCGCTAACGTTCGAGGACGCGCTGGATCACGGCGCGACCTACACGAGTGCCCCGGGTGGAAGTCACACCGACCAGATCGAAGAAAACGGACAGTACGGACACTTGCGCCCGATGGACGACGTCATCGACGATCTGGTCGACGATGCCAACGACGGCTCACTCGAAATCGACCGACAATACGGAACCCTCGACCAGACCCACAACGCCACCTTCACGAACGGGACCTACCTCGCCGACGCGATGTACGGCGGATCTCACGAAGTCGACCTCTCCGACGGGAACGTGACGATCATCGTCGACGGCTCGATTTCGTCGGCGGGCGTCACCGATTTCATCACCGTCACCGACTACGAGGACGGAAACGAGTTGAAGATCTATTCGACGGGCCACCTGGACATCCAGAACGGCGGAAACATCTGCGTCGAACCATGTGAAGAAGACGTCGACGCGTCGCTGATACAAATATACGGCACCTCCGAGATGTCGGTCAGCATCAATCAGGGAAGTCCGCGGTACGAAGGCGTGATTTACGCCGCGAGCGATCAGGATTCGTGGGAGTACGAGGATCGGCTCGGACGCTGTGACTCCGATCAGTACCAGTTCGCATTCCAGGCGAACGCCAGCTTCACCGGCTCGATCATCGGCTCAACCATCTGCGGCCAGAGCGCCGCGTTCGACTTCTCACACCACGAGTCGCTCGAAGACGCGTCGATCGACCCGTATCCGGAGGGCTACGCGCCGCCGCCGCACATCACGTACCTCAACGTGGCCGTGTTCGGCCTGGACGTGACCAACTGA
- a CDS encoding DUF7289 family protein, with protein sequence MVFIGAAILAVTGLALMDSLESDSERETLQTCLQETDHRISTVLTYSTVDELPCEGGEFVPDGQLYLVWHDDSGTATDLTEDYPTVNATLGAIEYAGADHTYAYQAGGSWKLNGDDARVLSKPAFEYHDELLINVVTITEDALSDTPQRLNREPDSDVAKQIRSAHDEAVSNGYGNLSLVIESDYHDAWERHLTSAMTNDSVSIDTTPDQFPIDEDRAVRVDITDVIEPEPAQFEIVEDKGFSGPSAVDGKDNVIVANPSEGPTGPGSLWLNASVEVKNVGDVEGTEEITFEVDGEEIDSKTETLDGGESTIVHFDENFGQQQATLALEYGEVYEYWFETESDDLNPRGSFYYAKTEGPHLIPGNANAHLDESSENVTVTADIHNVGATNATDESVELSLWQTESGESDPYNLGNENPFILENRAFGEKKSATWTIDASNLIRGEHAFEIEVIGENGSNTVATGDFNSTIGCTDDDDDSDNLCIESNTEVDVSVVGTEMSTSGSTVHWVPAFATIYTQPLDGESEPEPVDAPWHGENLNQFSDRLAIYNHSFTVDERISLMVKGESYLHCHSWSEGQSDGERLHRSCDTNQVDRSDSSSLVELTADRDVVETNVRVLSEKNNLLPNLDPGLDFQLDPQTLLEREEVGIEVTDADPSDPDNDSALLGLDENEYLFVFELTHHPTQHNTGPYIHNAEYLTADEYWDLAVGDEYDVDPNFNDMLVHVEINSESEADYGYSGTFVDEGGEPIDVSPGSSDGVGDGNGNGGVDIGVGSDELIIG encoded by the coding sequence ATGGTGTTTATCGGAGCGGCGATTCTCGCCGTTACCGGTCTCGCGCTCATGGACTCGCTCGAATCGGACTCCGAGCGAGAGACCCTCCAGACGTGCCTGCAGGAGACCGACCACCGAATTTCGACGGTCCTCACCTACAGCACTGTCGACGAACTCCCCTGTGAGGGTGGAGAGTTCGTCCCCGACGGACAGCTCTATCTCGTCTGGCACGACGATTCCGGAACCGCCACCGATCTGACCGAAGACTACCCTACGGTAAACGCGACGCTCGGCGCGATCGAATACGCCGGAGCCGACCACACCTACGCCTACCAGGCCGGCGGTAGCTGGAAACTAAACGGCGATGACGCCCGCGTCCTCTCGAAACCCGCCTTCGAGTACCACGACGAGTTGCTCATCAACGTCGTCACCATCACCGAAGACGCCCTCTCCGATACCCCCCAGCGACTGAATCGCGAACCGGACAGCGACGTGGCCAAACAGATTCGATCCGCCCACGATGAAGCCGTTTCGAACGGCTACGGCAACCTCTCGCTCGTCATCGAGAGCGACTACCACGACGCGTGGGAGCGCCACCTCACCTCCGCGATGACGAACGATTCAGTGTCGATCGACACCACCCCCGATCAGTTCCCAATCGACGAAGACCGCGCCGTTCGAGTCGACATCACGGACGTCATCGAACCAGAACCCGCCCAGTTCGAGATCGTCGAAGACAAGGGATTCAGCGGACCTTCCGCGGTGGACGGGAAAGACAACGTGATCGTCGCGAATCCGTCTGAAGGCCCAACGGGGCCAGGAAGCCTCTGGCTGAACGCGTCCGTCGAGGTCAAAAACGTCGGAGACGTCGAAGGGACCGAAGAGATAACGTTCGAGGTCGACGGTGAAGAGATCGATTCGAAGACCGAAACGCTCGACGGCGGCGAATCGACGATAGTACACTTCGACGAGAATTTCGGCCAGCAACAGGCAACTCTCGCCCTCGAATACGGTGAGGTGTACGAGTACTGGTTCGAAACTGAGTCAGACGACCTAAATCCCCGGGGTAGTTTCTATTACGCGAAAACCGAAGGCCCACACCTGATTCCTGGAAATGCGAATGCGCATCTAGACGAGAGTTCCGAGAACGTCACGGTCACCGCTGACATCCACAACGTCGGAGCGACGAATGCGACCGACGAATCGGTCGAACTCTCACTGTGGCAGACCGAATCGGGTGAATCAGATCCATACAATCTCGGTAATGAGAATCCGTTCATCCTCGAAAACCGGGCATTCGGTGAGAAGAAATCCGCAACGTGGACTATCGATGCGTCGAATCTGATCAGGGGTGAGCACGCGTTCGAAATCGAGGTTATCGGCGAAAACGGATCCAATACCGTCGCCACCGGTGACTTCAACAGTACGATCGGCTGTACCGACGACGATGACGATAGTGACAATCTGTGTATTGAAAGTAATACGGAGGTCGATGTCTCGGTCGTTGGCACCGAAATGAGTACGTCTGGAAGTACTGTCCATTGGGTCCCGGCGTTTGCGACGATCTACACGCAGCCACTTGATGGAGAAAGTGAACCGGAGCCAGTTGACGCCCCGTGGCACGGCGAGAATCTGAACCAGTTCAGCGACAGATTGGCCATATACAATCACAGCTTCACTGTAGATGAACGGATCAGTTTGATGGTCAAAGGAGAATCGTACCTCCATTGTCACAGTTGGAGTGAAGGCCAGTCTGACGGTGAAAGACTTCACCGGTCGTGCGATACAAACCAGGTGGATAGATCAGACTCATCATCATTAGTAGAGTTAACCGCAGACAGAGATGTAGTCGAAACAAACGTTAGAGTCTTGAGTGAGAAAAATAACCTCCTACCGAATCTCGATCCTGGCCTGGACTTCCAACTGGATCCACAAACGCTACTAGAGCGTGAAGAGGTTGGCATTGAAGTCACGGATGCAGATCCGTCTGATCCAGATAACGACAGCGCACTACTCGGGCTCGATGAGAATGAATACCTGTTCGTCTTCGAGTTAACCCATCACCCAACCCAACACAATACTGGTCCGTATATACACAATGCCGAATACTTAACGGCAGACGAGTACTGGGATCTGGCGGTCGGTGACGAGTACGACGTGGATCCGAATTTCAACGACATGCTAGTTCACGTGGAAATAAATAGCGAATCCGAAGCAGATTACGGATACAGCGGTACATTCGTTGACGAGGGAGGCGAACCAATTGACGTGAGCCCTGGCAGTTCCGATGGCGTGGGCGACGGAAACGGTAACGGCGGCGTCGACATCGGCGTCGGCTCCGACGAGCTGATAATCGGATAA
- a CDS encoding DUF7289 family protein: MAPVVGIILLFGMVFIGAALVAGAGMMLMDSVESESEAEQALSCLDRTDHNVQTLLRANTQEEIPCESGVRDHGSVTLTLSNDDGEDETVTIDPLGSFEYELDDRRLGYQSGGVFQLSDGTTRIHTPPDVGFGEGPETPLAEQTMSLNFLSFTSVEQHGSVTAMNHNQSATTAKSDEIERALAGGYEHLEIEIESDYHDAWATHLESAFYADTYDNVSVDHDESAETVTLSIEHFAEPDAFFQVTDVEPADWMVVYRGNQTFELDAEVTNTGHVTGSDDLTLEIPAADADDREFEIDELEPGESVTKTFDVESFDIPTEGPGNQPNDINRYGAYDYTVSTSDSDASGSFYLTFPDNAFYRIDDLSMTDEGPITTAGLNVTNIGELTAPVETTMTLQSNDDSLPDPIAEWDETVELDPWDETTIEYDFNRSVLPDANYTYTIEIDNDGLGTSMCNLHESACVREGSFEIEDGAIGGPGEVIITEPSNVSVSIIGTEISAEGYDQDQGSWVKYWSPVTASAVVGDTRYRFLPDGSIEEIAYEDPHETEIGEQMEDFNLNTFGTQEHIYSLEEEIEEGSVTIEATYWECYSSWLRTGWEYAGTDEWQEREYNHFNCEEFGEPITVDVASGEIDADAGFVMTRDADRNELPDIEEGYDRQRNIQEVFEDGTDDIELIDGELTLGQNDFAFMMEVTMDHEGLVSTYGEDYDGEYNLDTDNQTESNLAAWDIAENYRNDELYGTGDPNFNDVIGFVQVDGGGQYIDLDPDAILDDYRLEGVSGAPSIEYSDDEYDTGGPTVEAGTGVIEIS; the protein is encoded by the coding sequence GTGGCACCTGTCGTCGGGATAATTCTACTGTTTGGAATGGTCTTCATCGGGGCGGCACTGGTGGCCGGGGCAGGAATGATGTTGATGGATTCGGTCGAATCCGAATCGGAAGCCGAACAGGCGCTTTCGTGTCTGGATCGAACTGACCACAACGTCCAAACGCTGCTTCGAGCGAACACCCAGGAAGAAATTCCCTGCGAGTCGGGGGTACGCGATCACGGATCGGTCACGCTCACGCTGAGTAACGACGATGGCGAAGACGAAACCGTCACGATCGATCCGCTCGGATCGTTCGAGTACGAACTCGACGATCGGCGCCTCGGCTACCAGAGCGGGGGCGTCTTTCAACTAAGCGACGGGACGACGAGAATTCACACGCCACCGGACGTCGGCTTCGGCGAGGGCCCAGAGACCCCGCTCGCAGAGCAAACGATGAGTCTTAACTTCCTTTCGTTCACGTCCGTTGAGCAGCACGGATCGGTGACGGCGATGAATCACAACCAATCGGCGACGACGGCGAAATCAGATGAAATCGAACGGGCGTTAGCGGGCGGATACGAACATCTGGAGATCGAAATCGAAAGTGACTACCACGACGCGTGGGCCACCCACCTCGAAAGTGCGTTCTACGCGGATACGTACGACAACGTCTCCGTCGACCACGACGAGTCGGCCGAGACGGTTACACTCTCGATCGAGCACTTCGCCGAACCGGACGCCTTCTTCCAGGTTACCGATGTCGAACCGGCCGACTGGATGGTTGTGTATCGAGGCAACCAAACGTTCGAATTGGATGCCGAAGTAACGAACACCGGCCACGTGACCGGGAGCGACGATCTCACACTCGAAATCCCGGCGGCGGACGCAGACGACCGCGAGTTCGAAATCGACGAACTGGAACCGGGCGAATCGGTTACGAAAACGTTCGACGTCGAGTCGTTCGACATACCAACCGAAGGGCCTGGAAATCAACCCAACGACATCAACCGGTACGGTGCGTACGACTACACCGTCTCGACGAGCGATAGCGACGCTAGCGGCTCGTTCTATCTAACCTTCCCGGATAACGCATTTTATCGGATCGACGACCTCTCGATGACCGACGAGGGGCCGATCACGACCGCTGGACTAAACGTGACGAACATCGGGGAACTCACTGCACCGGTGGAAACAACGATGACACTCCAAAGTAACGATGATTCGCTTCCCGACCCCATTGCCGAGTGGGACGAAACTGTCGAACTCGATCCCTGGGACGAAACGACGATCGAGTACGATTTCAACCGGAGCGTCCTCCCCGACGCGAACTACACGTACACGATCGAGATCGATAACGATGGCCTTGGCACATCGATGTGTAATCTTCACGAGTCGGCCTGCGTGCGAGAGGGCTCGTTCGAAATCGAAGACGGGGCAATCGGTGGGCCAGGAGAGGTGATCATCACCGAGCCGTCTAACGTGAGCGTCAGTATTATCGGGACGGAGATATCAGCGGAGGGTTATGACCAAGATCAGGGTTCGTGGGTCAAATATTGGTCTCCAGTCACGGCCTCCGCCGTTGTCGGTGATACACGTTATCGGTTCCTTCCAGACGGGTCAATCGAAGAAATCGCGTACGAGGACCCTCACGAAACCGAGATCGGTGAACAAATGGAGGATTTTAATCTGAACACCTTCGGTACCCAAGAGCACATCTACAGCTTAGAGGAAGAGATAGAGGAAGGATCGGTAACAATCGAAGCGACCTATTGGGAATGTTATTCTAGTTGGTTAAGAACAGGATGGGAGTATGCTGGGACGGACGAATGGCAAGAAAGAGAGTACAACCACTTCAATTGTGAAGAATTCGGTGAACCGATTACCGTCGACGTCGCCAGCGGGGAGATTGATGCCGATGCTGGGTTCGTTATGACGCGAGACGCCGACCGGAACGAGTTGCCAGACATTGAGGAGGGGTACGACCGTCAACGAAACATCCAGGAGGTGTTCGAAGACGGCACCGACGATATCGAGTTGATCGACGGTGAACTAACCCTCGGACAAAACGACTTTGCGTTCATGATGGAAGTCACAATGGATCACGAAGGACTTGTCTCCACCTACGGGGAGGATTATGACGGTGAGTACAATCTCGATACGGACAACCAGACCGAAAGCAACCTGGCCGCCTGGGACATCGCTGAGAATTACCGCAACGACGAACTGTATGGTACCGGTGACCCCAACTTTAACGACGTCATCGGGTTCGTCCAGGTCGACGGTGGCGGGCAGTACATCGATCTCGATCCGGACGCGATCCTCGACGACTATCGACTCGAAGGGGTGAGCGGCGCGCCATCGATCGAATACTCCGACGACGAGTACGACACTGGCGGACCGACCGTCGAAGCAGGAACCGGTGTCATCGAGATCTCCTAA
- a CDS encoding adenylate kinase, translating into MSDPRILILGAPGAGKGTQSVKIADEFGVAHVTTGDALRANKDMDISDLGLAYDTPRAYMDRGELVPDAVVNAIVEEALSQTDGFILDGYPRNMDQAEELDEMTELDVVLALDVSEGELVDRLTGRRVCAECGSNYHVDFDPPDESGICDACGGQLIQRDDDTEETVKERLRVYRENTKPVIEYYDDRGTLVRVNGERPPEDVFDEVEETIESVR; encoded by the coding sequence ATGAGTGATCCACGGATTCTCATCCTCGGTGCACCGGGCGCCGGTAAGGGAACACAGAGTGTGAAGATCGCTGACGAATTCGGCGTCGCACACGTTACGACCGGCGATGCCCTCCGTGCGAACAAGGATATGGACATCTCCGATCTCGGGTTGGCGTACGATACCCCTCGTGCGTACATGGATCGAGGGGAGCTGGTTCCCGACGCAGTCGTTAACGCGATCGTCGAGGAAGCGCTGTCACAGACGGATGGGTTCATCCTCGATGGCTATCCCCGCAACATGGATCAGGCCGAAGAATTAGATGAGATGACGGAGTTAGATGTCGTGCTCGCACTCGACGTCAGCGAAGGGGAACTGGTCGATCGACTGACCGGCCGCCGCGTCTGCGCCGAGTGCGGGTCGAACTACCACGTCGATTTCGACCCGCCGGACGAATCCGGCATCTGCGATGCGTGTGGCGGGCAGTTGATCCAGCGCGACGACGACACAGAAGAGACCGTCAAAGAGCGCTTGCGCGTCTACAGAGAGAACACGAAGCCGGTAATCGAGTATTACGACGATCGCGGGACGCTCGTCCGCGTCAACGGTGAGCGTCCGCCCGAAGACGTCTTCGACGAGGTCGAAGAGACGATCGAGTCGGTCCGCTAA
- a CDS encoding amphi-Trp domain-containing protein has translation MPEEVLFKFERRMDRTDIAAALRNVADSLDSGEPVTVSSGDESITMDPPAQPTFEIKAEREYEDGSPDELSIEFELEWDEGESGADTAPGDLQIE, from the coding sequence ATGCCTGAAGAGGTCTTGTTCAAATTCGAGCGACGAATGGATCGTACGGACATTGCCGCAGCGCTTCGTAACGTCGCCGATTCGCTCGACAGCGGCGAGCCGGTCACGGTTTCGTCGGGTGACGAATCCATCACGATGGATCCGCCAGCACAGCCGACGTTCGAGATCAAAGCCGAACGGGAGTACGAGGACGGTTCGCCCGATGAGTTGAGCATCGAATTCGAACTAGAGTGGGACGAGGGCGAATCAGGGGCCGATACCGCTCCCGGAGACTTGCAAATCGAGTGA
- the coxB gene encoding cytochrome c oxidase subunit II, giving the protein MLQTRVDVFELIFLVFLGLGTLVGIVVVSYIMYNAYKYRDADGIDDPYADDRPVLGELPVGGQGGKKLFLSFGLSAIIVVSLIIWTYGMLLYVEDGPDELEGDDHVQIDVEAEAFLFTYNYDYEDTEFTVIDELVIPEGEPVEVNVTATDVWHTFGISQERVKADAIPGEYHNTWFVADDAGVYENAVECFELCGDGHSGMQHDLVVIDADLFDAVVEADAMSEFRSALGADELSIDSTPDEFEAYMDAQEEDDEDDDGEENDGDEEENNDTDEEDEDE; this is encoded by the coding sequence ATGCTGCAGACGCGTGTTGACGTGTTCGAGTTGATCTTCCTGGTCTTTCTCGGACTCGGGACACTCGTCGGTATCGTCGTCGTCTCGTACATCATGTACAACGCGTACAAGTACCGAGACGCCGACGGGATCGACGACCCCTACGCAGACGACCGTCCAGTACTCGGAGAGTTACCGGTCGGTGGACAGGGCGGAAAGAAACTATTCCTCTCGTTCGGTCTCAGCGCGATCATCGTCGTCTCGCTGATCATCTGGACGTACGGTATGCTGTTGTACGTCGAAGACGGCCCGGACGAGCTCGAAGGAGACGACCACGTACAGATCGACGTCGAAGCTGAGGCGTTCTTGTTCACGTACAATTACGATTACGAAGACACCGAGTTCACCGTGATTGACGAACTCGTCATCCCTGAAGGCGAACCGGTGGAGGTGAACGTAACCGCGACCGACGTCTGGCACACGTTCGGCATTTCACAGGAACGCGTGAAAGCCGACGCAATTCCGGGCGAGTACCACAACACCTGGTTCGTCGCGGACGATGCAGGGGTCTACGAGAACGCCGTCGAGTGTTTCGAACTCTGTGGGGACGGTCACAGCGGAATGCAACACGACCTCGTCGTGATCGACGCCGACCTCTTCGACGCGGTCGTCGAAGCGGACGCGATGAGCGAGTTCAGAAGTGCACTCGGCGCCGACGAACTCTCTATTGACTCGACGCCAGACGAGTTTGAGGCGTACATGGACGCCCAGGAAGAAGATGACGAAGACGATGATGGCGAAGAAAACGATGGCGACGAAGAAGAGAACAACGACACCGACGAGGAGGATGAGGACGAATGA